One Pectobacterium colocasium DNA segment encodes these proteins:
- a CDS encoding bifunctional aspartate kinase/homoserine dehydrogenase II, whose product MSALGVAPSVTGRQLHKFGGSSLADVKCYLRVAGIMAEYSHPGDLMVVSAAGSTTNQLISWLKLSQSDRLSAHQVQQALRRYHSELIAGLLPAQAAEALTAQFIRDLECLATLLDGKITDAVYAEVVGHGEIWSARLMSAVLNQLDMNAAWLDARDFLCAERAAQPQVDEGRSWPLLQQYLTQHAGQRLVVTGFICRNDAGETVLLGRNGSDYSATQIGALAGVERVTIWSDVAGVYSADPRKVKDACLLPLLRLDEASELARLAAPVLHTRTLQPVSGSDIDLQLRCSYQPEQGSTRIERVLASGTGAKIVTSHDDVCLIEVQVPSEHDFALLQKEVEQLLNRAQLKPLAIGVHQDRNLLQLCYTSEVVDSALQLLAQAALPVELNQRDGLAMVAMVGAGVGKNPLHSHRFYQQLKDQPIEFVRQADDGISLVAVLRVGPTEHLIRGLHHSLFRAEKRIGLVLFGKGNIGSRWLELFAREQSNLSARTGFEFVLAGVVDSTRSLLNYDGLDASRALAFFESEAQERDGEDLFLWMRAHPFDDLVVLDVTASDSVADLYLDFASYGFHVISANKLAGASGGNNYRQIRDAFAKTDRHWLYNATVGAGLPVNFAVRDLRESGDSILAISGIFSGTLSWLFLQFDGTVPFTDLVDQACQQGLTEPDPRVDLSGQDVMRKLVILAREAGYDIEPSQVRVESLVPPGCEQGSVDYFFENGDSLNEQMLQRLEAAQEMGLVLRHVARFDSNGKARVGVEAVRPDHPLASLLPGDNVFAIESRWYRDNPLVIRGPGAGRDVTAGALQSDLNRLAQLL is encoded by the coding sequence ATGAGTGCATTAGGAGTAGCGCCATCGGTAACGGGCCGACAACTGCATAAGTTTGGCGGTAGCAGTCTGGCCGATGTGAAGTGTTACCTGCGCGTTGCCGGTATTATGGCGGAGTATAGCCACCCCGGTGATTTAATGGTGGTGTCTGCCGCAGGTAGTACCACAAACCAGCTGATTAGCTGGTTGAAACTCAGTCAGAGCGATCGCCTGTCAGCGCATCAGGTGCAGCAGGCGTTACGCCGTTATCACAGCGAACTGATCGCCGGTCTTCTGCCTGCGCAAGCGGCAGAAGCGCTGACCGCCCAGTTTATTCGCGATCTGGAGTGTTTGGCTACGCTGCTGGATGGCAAAATTACCGATGCCGTTTACGCCGAAGTGGTTGGGCACGGTGAAATCTGGTCGGCTCGCCTGATGTCTGCGGTGTTGAATCAGCTGGATATGAATGCGGCCTGGCTGGATGCGCGCGATTTTCTCTGTGCGGAGCGTGCCGCACAGCCGCAGGTTGATGAAGGCCGTTCCTGGCCGTTGTTGCAGCAATATCTGACGCAACATGCGGGGCAGCGTTTGGTGGTCACCGGTTTTATCTGCCGCAATGACGCGGGTGAAACGGTACTGCTGGGGCGCAACGGAAGTGACTACTCGGCCACGCAAATTGGTGCGCTGGCGGGGGTGGAACGCGTGACCATCTGGAGCGACGTTGCCGGGGTTTATAGCGCCGATCCGCGCAAAGTGAAAGATGCCTGCCTGTTGCCGCTGCTGCGGTTAGATGAAGCCAGTGAGCTGGCGCGTCTGGCGGCGCCGGTACTGCATACCCGTACCTTGCAGCCTGTTTCCGGCAGCGATATCGACCTACAACTGCGTTGCAGCTATCAGCCTGAACAAGGGTCTACGCGCATCGAACGCGTGCTGGCCTCGGGCACGGGCGCCAAAATTGTCACCAGCCACGATGACGTGTGCCTGATTGAAGTTCAGGTTCCTTCTGAACACGATTTCGCGCTGCTGCAAAAAGAAGTCGAACAGCTTCTGAACCGTGCGCAGCTGAAACCGCTGGCAATCGGCGTTCATCAGGATCGTAACCTGCTGCAACTGTGCTACACCTCCGAAGTGGTGGATAGCGCGCTGCAACTGCTGGCACAGGCCGCGTTACCGGTTGAACTCAACCAGCGTGACGGGCTGGCGATGGTGGCGATGGTCGGTGCAGGCGTGGGTAAAAATCCGCTGCACAGCCACCGTTTCTATCAGCAGTTGAAAGACCAGCCGATTGAATTTGTCCGCCAGGCCGATGATGGCATCAGTCTGGTGGCGGTGCTGCGCGTTGGTCCGACGGAGCATTTGATTCGTGGGCTGCACCATTCACTATTCCGTGCAGAGAAGCGCATCGGTCTGGTGCTGTTCGGCAAAGGCAATATTGGTTCACGCTGGCTGGAGCTGTTTGCGCGTGAGCAGAGCAATCTGTCTGCACGTACCGGCTTTGAGTTTGTTCTGGCTGGCGTGGTGGACAGTACGCGCAGCCTGCTGAACTATGATGGGTTGGATGCCAGCCGGGCGTTGGCCTTCTTTGAAAGTGAAGCGCAGGAGCGGGATGGTGAAGATCTGTTCCTGTGGATGCGTGCGCACCCCTTCGATGATTTGGTGGTGTTGGACGTCACCGCCAGTGATTCCGTCGCCGATCTGTATCTGGATTTCGCCAGCTATGGTTTCCATGTCATTAGCGCCAACAAGTTAGCCGGTGCATCCGGCGGCAATAACTATCGCCAGATCCGCGATGCGTTCGCGAAAACGGATCGCCACTGGTTGTATAACGCGACCGTCGGCGCAGGGTTGCCGGTCAACTTTGCGGTGCGCGATCTGCGGGAAAGCGGCGACAGTATTCTGGCGATTAGCGGGATTTTCTCCGGCACGCTCTCCTGGTTGTTCTTGCAGTTCGATGGCACCGTACCGTTCACCGATCTGGTCGATCAGGCTTGCCAGCAGGGGCTGACTGAGCCGGATCCGCGCGTTGACCTCTCTGGTCAGGACGTTATGCGCAAGCTGGTGATTCTGGCGCGTGAGGCGGGCTATGACATCGAACCTAGTCAGGTTCGGGTTGAGTCGCTGGTGCCGCCGGGCTGTGAACAGGGATCAGTCGATTACTTCTTCGAGAATGGCGATTCGCTGAACGAGCAGATGCTGCAACGTCTGGAAGCGGCACAGGAAATGGGCTTAGTTCTGCGTCACGTCGCACGCTTTGACAGCAATGGTAAAGCGCGCGTGGGCGTTGAAGCGGTTCGCCCCGATCATCCGCTGGCCTCGCTGCTGCCGGGTGATAACGTGTTTGCGATTGAAAGCCGCTGGTATCGGGATAACCCGCTGGTTATCCGTGGGCCGGGCGCGGGGCGCGATGTTACGGCAGGTGCGCTTCAATCTGACCTAAACCGCTTGGCGCAGTTACTGTAG
- the metJ gene encoding met regulon transcriptional regulator MetJ, with translation MAEWNGEYVSPYAEHGKKSEQVKKITVSIPLKVLKILTDERTRRQVNNLRHATNSELLCEAFLHAFTGQPLPNDEDLRKERSDEIPEAAKIIMREMGIDPDTWEY, from the coding sequence ATGGCTGAGTGGAACGGCGAGTATGTCAGCCCTTACGCTGAACACGGTAAAAAAAGCGAGCAAGTCAAGAAGATAACAGTATCTATCCCTCTGAAAGTATTAAAGATACTGACTGACGAACGCACGCGTCGTCAGGTGAACAACCTGCGACATGCCACCAACAGCGAGCTGCTGTGTGAGGCGTTCCTGCACGCGTTCACGGGCCAACCGTTACCGAATGACGAAGACCTGCGCAAAGAACGCAGCGATGAAATTCCTGAAGCCGCGAAAATCATCATGCGTGAAATGGGTATCGACCCGGATACGTGGGAATACTGA
- the metB gene encoding cystathionine gamma-synthase, which yields MTRKQATIAVRSGLNDDEQYGCVVPPIHLSSTYNFTGFNQPRAHDYSRRGNPTRDVVQRALAELEGGAGAVMTSSGMSAIMLVCTVFLRPGDLLVAPHDCYGGSYRLFDSLSKRGAFRVKFVDQSDADALNAALAEKPKLVLVESPSNPLLRVVDIAAICQAAREADAVSVVDNTFLSPALQKPLELGADLVVHSCTKYLNGHSDVVAGAVIARDADTITELAWWANNIGVTGAAFDSYLLLRGLRTLAPRMAAAQRNAQQIVEFLQTQPLVKALYHPSLPNNPGHDIARRQQSGFGAMLSFELDGDEDTLRRFLASLELFTLAESLGGVESLISHAATMTHAGMAPEARAAAGISETLLRISTGIEDGDDLVADLDRAFQAAAKR from the coding sequence ATGACGCGTAAACAGGCAACGATCGCAGTCCGCAGTGGGTTAAATGATGATGAACAGTATGGCTGCGTCGTTCCCCCCATTCACCTTTCCAGCACGTATAATTTTACCGGGTTCAACCAGCCACGCGCACACGACTATTCGCGGCGCGGCAACCCCACGCGTGATGTTGTACAGCGTGCGCTTGCCGAACTGGAAGGCGGCGCGGGTGCGGTAATGACGAGCAGCGGAATGTCGGCGATTATGCTGGTTTGCACGGTGTTCCTGCGTCCCGGCGATCTGCTGGTGGCGCCGCATGATTGCTACGGCGGCAGCTATCGTCTGTTTGATAGCCTGAGCAAGCGCGGCGCGTTTCGCGTCAAATTTGTCGATCAAAGTGATGCCGATGCGCTCAACGCGGCGCTGGCAGAAAAGCCGAAGCTGGTGCTGGTGGAAAGCCCGAGCAATCCGCTGCTGCGCGTCGTCGATATTGCCGCGATTTGTCAGGCCGCGCGGGAAGCGGATGCGGTCAGCGTGGTGGATAACACCTTCCTGAGCCCGGCGCTGCAAAAGCCGCTAGAGCTGGGTGCCGATCTGGTGGTGCATTCCTGTACCAAATATCTGAACGGTCACTCTGATGTCGTCGCGGGTGCCGTGATTGCCAGAGATGCCGATACCATTACTGAACTGGCCTGGTGGGCGAACAATATCGGTGTCACCGGTGCAGCGTTTGACAGCTATCTGTTGCTACGCGGCCTGCGTACGTTGGCGCCGCGTATGGCCGCCGCGCAGCGTAACGCGCAACAAATCGTTGAATTTTTACAGACGCAGCCATTGGTGAAGGCGCTGTACCATCCTTCACTGCCGAACAATCCCGGCCATGATATTGCCCGCCGTCAACAATCCGGTTTTGGCGCTATGCTAAGTTTTGAGCTGGATGGGGATGAAGACACGCTGCGGCGTTTTCTGGCGTCGCTGGAGCTGTTCACGCTGGCGGAATCGCTGGGCGGGGTTGAGAGCCTCATCTCTCATGCGGCAACGATGACGCACGCCGGTATGGCGCCAGAAGCGCGTGCCGCGGCGGGTATCTCTGAAACATTACTGCGTATTTCCACCGGCATTGAAGACGGCGATGATCTGGTTGCCGATCTGGATCGTGCGTTTCAAGCCGCAGCCAAGAGGTAA